In Phreatobacter stygius, a genomic segment contains:
- a CDS encoding LysE family translocator: MTLGLFFATIAAAMIYVLTPGPAFLALFALSAKDGRGAGAWFVTGHLVGDVLWGTLALAAIVGVNQLGPMLFEALGLFCGLYLIFLGTKAIMAKEASGTTVIGFRHPLAAGLLFGVTNPKAYPVSVAMFTVLVGHYSGLLTWDMAPSVMAVAFFGFIMADMILVSVAGLAPVRRFFLGHGLIITRVVGVTFVLFGAKSISDAISSYRARA, encoded by the coding sequence ATGACCCTTGGTCTGTTCTTTGCCACCATTGCCGCTGCGATGATCTATGTCCTGACGCCCGGGCCGGCCTTCCTCGCCCTGTTCGCGCTCTCGGCCAAGGACGGGCGCGGCGCCGGTGCCTGGTTCGTCACCGGTCACCTGGTCGGTGACGTGCTCTGGGGCACCCTGGCGCTGGCGGCGATCGTCGGCGTCAACCAGTTGGGGCCCATGCTGTTCGAGGCGCTCGGCCTGTTCTGCGGGCTCTATCTGATCTTCCTTGGCACCAAGGCAATCATGGCCAAGGAAGCCTCGGGCACGACGGTCATCGGCTTCAGGCATCCGCTCGCCGCAGGTCTCTTGTTCGGCGTCACCAATCCCAAGGCCTATCCGGTCTCGGTCGCCATGTTCACCGTGCTGGTCGGTCACTATTCCGGCCTGCTCACCTGGGACATGGCCCCTTCCGTCATGGCGGTGGCCTTCTTCGGCTTCATCATGGCCGATATGATCCTGGTGTCGGTCGCGGGCCTCGCGCCGGTCCGCCGTTTCTTCCTCGGCCACGGCCTGATCATCACGCGCGTCGTCGGCGTCACCTTCGTGCTGTTCGGCGCCAAATCGATCTCGGACGCGATCTCGAGCTATCGCGCCCGGGCGTGA
- a CDS encoding CYTH domain-containing protein: MAIEIERKFLVVGEAWRRGATVKPIEQGYLFSSPMVSARIRLVDGTATLTLKGERAGLARDEFEYAIPIADARDLMRLSQHPPIVKLRHEVVYAGKLWEVDEFTGRHAGLVIAEIELDHADEVFERPSWLGQEVTHDRRYRNSALIASGIPGEQAA, encoded by the coding sequence ATGGCGATCGAAATCGAGCGCAAATTTCTGGTTGTCGGCGAGGCCTGGCGGCGCGGCGCGACGGTCAAGCCGATCGAACAGGGTTATCTGTTTTCCTCGCCCATGGTCTCGGCCCGCATTCGCCTGGTCGACGGCACCGCGACGCTGACCCTCAAGGGCGAGCGTGCCGGCCTGGCGCGCGACGAGTTCGAATATGCCATCCCGATCGCCGACGCCAGGGACCTGATGCGGCTCAGCCAACATCCGCCGATCGTCAAGCTGCGCCATGAGGTGGTCTATGCCGGCAAGCTGTGGGAGGTCGACGAATTCACCGGCCGGCATGCCGGGCTGGTCATCGCGGAAATCGAGCTCGACCATGCCGACGAAGTCTTCGAGCGCCCCTCCTGGCTTGGCCAGGAAGTGACCCACGATCGCCGCTACCGCAACTCGGCGCTGATTGCCTCGGGCATTCCGGGCGAGCAGGCGGCCTGA
- a CDS encoding gamma-butyrobetaine hydroxylase-like domain-containing protein, with amino-acid sequence MAEVSAVESATGRGHAWPVELRLSADKRRLTVSFEDGHIFALDAEYLRVESPSAEVQGHSPSERKFVAGKKDVQVIGIDRVGHYAIRLSFDDLHSTGIFSWDYLYELGRDHAVIWNRYLEGLAATGGSRERRPR; translated from the coding sequence ATGGCCGAAGTCAGCGCCGTCGAGAGCGCGACGGGCCGGGGCCATGCCTGGCCGGTCGAGCTCAGGCTGTCCGCCGACAAGCGCCGGCTGACGGTAAGCTTCGAGGACGGGCACATTTTCGCCCTGGATGCGGAATATTTGCGCGTCGAGAGTCCTTCGGCGGAAGTCCAAGGCCATTCGCCGTCGGAACGGAAATTCGTCGCGGGCAAGAAGGACGTGCAGGTGATCGGCATCGATCGCGTGGGCCATTACGCGATCAGGCTGTCCTTTGACGATCTGCATTCCACCGGGATTTTTTCATGGGACTATCTGTATGAGCTCGGACGCGACCACGCCGTCATCTGGAACCGGTACCTCGAAGGGCTCGCGGCCACGGGCGGCTCAAGAGAACGCCGACCGCGTTGA
- a CDS encoding Bug family tripartite tricarboxylate transporter substrate binding protein, which yields MTIRITRRTAFGLAAGAIASPLVAREGFAQAYPNRPVTVIVPFGAGGSTDVIGRIVGERLQQRLGQGFIIENRAGAGGNVGVAALARSANDGYTIGMTTISNHGINPILYRERLPFKPIEDFEFLSLSSAQPNFMCIHPSIPAKTLPEFIAYLKANPGKENFGSSGIGTSIHLSAELFMQLTGTKLIHVPMRSSAALVQALINGEVKLSFDNFTSPYPHYKAGSIRGLAVTSAQRAKIAPEIPPLAETLPGFDITSWNGFLAPKGTPKEICDRLTQALRDSLSEPSVVSRFEEMGAASTPSTPDEFKAKSLSEMAKFDEIITKAGITLQN from the coding sequence ATGACCATCCGCATCACCAGACGAACCGCGTTCGGGCTTGCCGCCGGCGCAATCGCTTCGCCCCTTGTGGCGCGCGAGGGCTTTGCCCAGGCCTATCCGAACCGCCCGGTCACCGTGATCGTGCCGTTCGGGGCGGGCGGCTCGACCGATGTCATCGGCCGCATCGTCGGCGAGCGCCTGCAGCAGCGGCTCGGCCAGGGCTTCATCATCGAGAACCGCGCCGGGGCCGGCGGCAATGTCGGCGTCGCCGCGCTCGCCCGCTCGGCCAATGACGGCTACACGATCGGCATGACGACGATCTCGAACCACGGGATCAATCCGATCCTCTACCGCGAGCGGTTGCCGTTCAAACCGATCGAGGATTTCGAATTCCTCAGCCTGTCGTCGGCCCAGCCGAACTTCATGTGCATTCACCCGTCGATCCCGGCCAAGACGCTGCCTGAATTCATCGCCTATCTCAAAGCCAATCCGGGCAAGGAGAATTTCGGCTCGTCGGGCATCGGCACGTCGATCCATCTGTCGGCGGAACTGTTCATGCAGCTCACCGGCACCAAGCTGATCCATGTGCCGATGCGCTCCTCGGCGGCCCTGGTGCAGGCCCTGATCAATGGCGAAGTGAAACTGTCGTTCGACAATTTCACCTCGCCCTATCCGCATTACAAGGCAGGTTCGATCCGCGGACTGGCCGTGACCTCGGCCCAGCGCGCCAAGATCGCGCCGGAGATCCCGCCGCTCGCCGAGACCTTGCCGGGCTTCGACATCACCTCCTGGAACGGCTTCCTGGCGCCCAAGGGCACGCCAAAGGAGATCTGCGACCGGTTGACCCAGGCGCTGCGCGACTCGCTCTCGGAACCGTCGGTGGTCAGCCGTTTCGAAGAAATGGGGGCGGCGTCCACACCCTCCACACCGGACGAGTTCAAGGCGAAGTCGCTGTCCGAAATGGCGAAGTTCGACGAGATCATCACCAAGGCCGGCATCACCTTGCAGAACTGA